In the Drosophila gunungcola strain Sukarami unplaced genomic scaffold, Dgunungcola_SK_2 000001F, whole genome shotgun sequence genome, one interval contains:
- the LOC128261588 gene encoding glycoprotein-N-acetylgalactosamine 3-beta-galactosyltransferase 1, whose protein sequence is MERKECVFLDRNKHFQQHSSSASCFRPLLFLLLGIGIGYLITQVVLWPLMDFKSHANRTSGPNQLDIDLTDEVRVLCYVYTKQMNHKVEAQAVLMTWGRRCNKLIFFTSHNDSSLKGSVGLPGDVNYRETWRKTKRALKYLHDHHLNDADWFLEADDETFVLMENLRYMVYPYSPEMAIYFGSPGTVMSRAALRRVVEIALPNPSKCEPKDSGATGGRLKECLENANVVAGNSYDSKGRRRMYLIDPQARSNRYLHYDPTFWFWKFLAYRTQEGIFAWSKYAVSFHYVQHRYMHCFEYMIYRLRPFGRKLPVEYLPVKLDRAKKEDFKGDQSQNVEKAVPADYAY, encoded by the exons ATGGAGAGGAAGGAGTGCGTTTTTCTGGATCGAAATAAGCACTTTCAACAGCAttcatcatcagcatcatGCTTCCGTCCATTGCTTTTTCTGCTCCTGGGCATTGGGATTGGCTATCTGATAACCCAGGTTGTTCTGTGGCCGTTAATGGACTTCAAATCGCATGCGAATCGCACCAGTGGACCAAATCAACTCGACATCGATTTGACCGACGAAGTGCGAGTCTTGTGCTATGTCTATACGAAACAAATGAATCACAAGGTGGAGGCTCAGGCTGTGCTGATGACTTGGGGCAGAAGGTGCAACAAGTTAATCTTTTTTACCAGCCACAATGACTCGAGTCTCAAGGGATCTGTGGGATTGCCCGGCGATGTCAATTACCGTGAGACGTGGCGAAAAACGAAGAGGGCGCTGAAGTACCTCCATGACCATCACTTGAACGATGCCGACTGGTTTCTGGAGGCCGACGATGAGACCTTTGTGCTGATGGAGAATCTGCGCTACATGGTCTATCCGTATAGCCCCGAAATGGCCATCTATTTCGGATCCCCGGGCACTGTGATGAGTCGTGCTGCACTGCGTCGTGTTGTGGAGATAGCCCTGCCAAATCCATCGAAATGTGAGCCAAAGGATTCGGGTGCCACTGGGGGAAGGCTGAAGGAGTGCCTCGAAAATGCCAATGTGGTGGCTGGCAACTCTTACGATTCCAAAGGTCGCCGGCGAATGTATCTCATCGATCCACAGGCCAGATCAAATAGGTACCTACACTATGATCCCACGTTTTGGTTCTGGAAATTTCTAGCCTACAGGACCCAAGAA gGCATATTCGCCTGGTCCAAATATGCGGTTTCCTTTCACTACGTTCAACATCGCTATATGCACTGTTTCGAGTATATGATCTATAGATTGAGACCTTTTGGACGAAAACTTCCTGTAGAGTATCTTCCAGTTAAATTGGACAGAGCCAAGAAGGAGGACTTCAAAGGAGATCAGTCACAAAATGTTGAGAAGGCAGTGCCAGCAGACTATGCCTATTAA
- the LOC128261308 gene encoding phenoloxidase-activating factor 2-like yields MFILDWTNLRLLAIGVFLLSCILHCDACGAPFNCVAEEICLKEAPERDWLFNSAPCKVGESCCEIFALPAHPKTEEHTQPGEYPWTVALLSNGKYFGGGSLISPGVVLTVAHFLRSMSAADVLVKAGEWDLASNSERFSAEERGVSQIVQHEDFVLTTGANNIALLYLKSPFELKEHIQTICLPPQGKFFKQKRCYVAGWGKQTIDDTQYSHVQKKIDLPMVGRVECQDQLRKTAPGPNFVLATSLICAGGEKDRDACTGDGGSALFCSLGDFADRYEQAGIVSWGVGCGMENVPGTFTNVALFREWIDRSLASNDVKPLRNCDNFSARIGN; encoded by the exons atgtttattctCGATTGGACAAATTTACGCCTCTTGGCAATTGGAGTTTTCCTGTTGAGCTGCATACTACATTGTGATGCCTGTGGGGCTCCGTTTAACTGTGTTGCCGaggaaatttgtttaaaagagGCTCCTGAAAGGGATTGGTTATTTAATTCAGCTCCTTGCAAAGTTGGTGAAAGCTGTTGTGAAATCTTTGCCTTG ccagCACATCCCAAAACTGAGGAGCATACACAGCCCGGTGAATATCCCTGGACAGTTGCGCTATTAAGCAATGGCAAATACTTTGGAGGCGGATCCCTAATTTCCCCTGGAGTTGTACTAACAGTGGCTCACTTCCTGAGGTCGATGTCAGCGGCTGATGTTCTGGTCAAAGCTGGTGAATGGGATTTGGCATCCAATTCGGAACGTTTTTCGGCTGAGGAGCGTGGTGTGTCCCAAATTGTGCAACATGAAGATTTTGTGTTGACGACTGGTGCTAATAACATAGCCCTTTTATACCTAAAATCACCGTTTGAGTTGAAGGAGCACATCCAGACCATCTGTTTGCCACCGCAGGGAAAATTCTTCAAGCAAAAACGATGCTACGTGGCCGGATGGGGAAAGCAAACAATTGATGACACCCAGTATTCGCATGTGCAGAAGAAAATCGATTTGCCCATGGTGGGCAGAGTGGAGTGCCAGGATCAGTTGAGGAAAACCGCGCCGGGACCCAACTTTGTGCTGGCCACCAGTCTGATTTGTGCCGGCGGAGAGAAGGACAGGGATGCATGTACTGGCGACGGAGGATCCGCCTTGTTTTGCTCACTGGGCGACTTCGCAGATCGCTACGAGCAGGCCGGCATCGTCAGCTGGGGCGTCGGGTGTGGCATGGAGAATGTTCCGGGAACCTTCACAAATGTGGCTCTTTTCAGAGAATGGATTGACCGGAGTCTGGCCAGCAACGATGTGAAACCGCTAAGGAACTGCGATAATTTCAGTGCAAGAATaggcaattaa
- the LOC128262502 gene encoding phenoloxidase-activating factor 2-like isoform X2: MMSRFWALGALLFICISAADLCELPNRCIPKGSCVNILKGSRSVDACWDNEDCCADGVWDRPQQALDNQQPNQEQHQPAPKGVEIFPANSDPLADRSELVLIPSGPQPNVMNPIQVPPKHQPNVRNPIQIPPKNQHNQPDARYPFRVQQIYRISDPPKNQSHVIYPIPVPQNNQPVPEPPNYQPAHQDKNCGLINRNPLIASSPVPGSHPFAGQYPWTVALFQNGEYFGGGSLVAPAVVLTVAHLVMNMNQTDIVARAGDFDFLLRSHQLPPDERYVVRIQVHNNFRAHSGANDLALLYLKSPFTMRSHIRPICLPQQDETFDQKRCVVAGWGKRSAKLDCQDLLRQEMGPDFQLHESIICAGGDMNQDGTFVNAGSPLFCPLVTQPDRYVQAGIFSWRVGQQIVVSAFTNVAMLRDWIGEQLQKSAGGNPHDFNERSLFKSIISA, from the exons ATGATGTCTCGATTCTGGGCCCTAGGAGCCCTCCTTTTTATCTGCATCTCAGCGGCCGACCTCTGTGAGCTTCCAAATCGCTGCATTCCAAAGGGATCTTGCGTAAATATTCTAAAAGGCAGCAGATCGGTAGATGCCTGCTGGGACAATGAAGACTGCTGTGCAGATGGGGTCTGG gaTCGACCCCAGCAAGCACTAGATAATCAGCAACCCAATCAAGAACAACATCAGCCCGCCCCAAAAGGTGTTGAAATATTTCCAGCCAATTCAGATCCGCTCGCAGATCGATCAGAACTTGTATTGATTCCTTCAGGCCCTCAACCCAACGTAATGAACCCGATTCAAGTTCCACCAAAGCATCAACCCAATGTAAGGAACCCTATTCAAATTCCACCAAAGAATCAACACAATCAACCCGACGCAAGGTACCCGTTTCGAGTCCAACAAATCTACCGGATTTCCGATCCACCAAAAAATCAATCACATGTAATCTACCCGATTCCGGTTCCACAAAATAATCAACCCGTTCCAGAGCCACCAAACTACCAACCCGCTCACCAAGATAAAAATTGCGGTTTAATCAATCGGAATCCACTAATTGCGAGTTCACCAGTGCCTGGAAGTCATCCTTTTGCTGGTCAATATCCCTGGACTGTTGCTCTTTTCCAAAACGGTGAATATTTTGGTGGCGGATCCCTAGTTGCCCCTGCAGTCGTCCTGACCGTAGCTCACCTTGTGATGAATATGAACCAAACGGATATTGTGGCCAGGGCTGGCGACTTTGACTTTTTACTGCGAAGCCATCAACTTCCGCCGGATGAGCGTTATGTGGTCAGGATTCAGGTGCACAACAACTTTCGAGCGCATAGTGGCGCCAATGACCTGGCACTTTTATATCTCAAATCGCCATTCACCATGAGATCTCACATTCGTCCCATTTGTCTACCTCAGCAGGATGAGACCTTCGATCAAAAGCGTTGCGTGGTCGCCGGATGGGGAAAGCGATCGG CCAAATTGGACTGTCAGGACCTGTTGAGGCAAGAGATGGGTCCAGACTTCCAGCTGCATGAGAGCATCATTTGTGCCGGCGGTGATATGAACCAGGATGGCACCTTTGTCAATGCCGGATCTCCGTTGTTCTGTCCACTGGTGACCCAGCCGGATCGCTACGTCCAGGCAGGCATCTTCAGCTGGAGGGTGGGCCAACAAATCGTGGTCTCAGCCTTCACAAATGTGGCGATGCTGAGAGACTGGATTGGGGAGCAACTGCAGAAGAGTGCTGGCGGAAACCCCCACGACTTCAACGAAAGGTccctttttaaaagtataataTCAGCTTAA
- the LOC128262502 gene encoding phenoloxidase-activating factor 2-like isoform X1, protein MMSRFWALGALLFICISAADLCELPNRCIPKGSCVNILKGSRSVDACWDNEDCCADGVWDRPQQALDNQQPNQEQHQPAPKGVEIFPANSDPLADRSELVLIPSGPQPNVMNPIQVPPKHQPNVRNPIQIPPKNQHNQPDARYPFRVQQIYRISDPPKNQSHVIYPIPVPQNNQPVPEPPNYQPAHQDKNCGLINRNPLIASSPVPGSHPFAGQYPWTVALFQNGEYFGGGSLVAPAVVLTVAHLVMNMNQTDIVARAGDFDFLLRSHQLPPDERYVVRIQVHNNFRAHSGANDLALLYLKSPFTMRSHIRPICLPQQDETFDQKRCVVAGWGKRSGGDLPFADVQNKINLPVLAKLDCQDLLRQEMGPDFQLHESIICAGGDMNQDGTFVNAGSPLFCPLVTQPDRYVQAGIFSWRVGQQIVVSAFTNVAMLRDWIGEQLQKSAGGNPHDFNERSLFKSIISA, encoded by the exons ATGATGTCTCGATTCTGGGCCCTAGGAGCCCTCCTTTTTATCTGCATCTCAGCGGCCGACCTCTGTGAGCTTCCAAATCGCTGCATTCCAAAGGGATCTTGCGTAAATATTCTAAAAGGCAGCAGATCGGTAGATGCCTGCTGGGACAATGAAGACTGCTGTGCAGATGGGGTCTGG gaTCGACCCCAGCAAGCACTAGATAATCAGCAACCCAATCAAGAACAACATCAGCCCGCCCCAAAAGGTGTTGAAATATTTCCAGCCAATTCAGATCCGCTCGCAGATCGATCAGAACTTGTATTGATTCCTTCAGGCCCTCAACCCAACGTAATGAACCCGATTCAAGTTCCACCAAAGCATCAACCCAATGTAAGGAACCCTATTCAAATTCCACCAAAGAATCAACACAATCAACCCGACGCAAGGTACCCGTTTCGAGTCCAACAAATCTACCGGATTTCCGATCCACCAAAAAATCAATCACATGTAATCTACCCGATTCCGGTTCCACAAAATAATCAACCCGTTCCAGAGCCACCAAACTACCAACCCGCTCACCAAGATAAAAATTGCGGTTTAATCAATCGGAATCCACTAATTGCGAGTTCACCAGTGCCTGGAAGTCATCCTTTTGCTGGTCAATATCCCTGGACTGTTGCTCTTTTCCAAAACGGTGAATATTTTGGTGGCGGATCCCTAGTTGCCCCTGCAGTCGTCCTGACCGTAGCTCACCTTGTGATGAATATGAACCAAACGGATATTGTGGCCAGGGCTGGCGACTTTGACTTTTTACTGCGAAGCCATCAACTTCCGCCGGATGAGCGTTATGTGGTCAGGATTCAGGTGCACAACAACTTTCGAGCGCATAGTGGCGCCAATGACCTGGCACTTTTATATCTCAAATCGCCATTCACCATGAGATCTCACATTCGTCCCATTTGTCTACCTCAGCAGGATGAGACCTTCGATCAAAAGCGTTGCGTGGTCGCCGGATGGGGAAAGCGATCGGGTGGGGATTTACCCTTTGCAGAtgtacaaaacaaaattaatctgCCCGTTTTAGCCAAATTGGACTGTCAGGACCTGTTGAGGCAAGAGATGGGTCCAGACTTCCAGCTGCATGAGAGCATCATTTGTGCCGGCGGTGATATGAACCAGGATGGCACCTTTGTCAATGCCGGATCTCCGTTGTTCTGTCCACTGGTGACCCAGCCGGATCGCTACGTCCAGGCAGGCATCTTCAGCTGGAGGGTGGGCCAACAAATCGTGGTCTCAGCCTTCACAAATGTGGCGATGCTGAGAGACTGGATTGGGGAGCAACTGCAGAAGAGTGCTGGCGGAAACCCCCACGACTTCAACGAAAGGTccctttttaaaagtataataTCAGCTTAA
- the LOC128263563 gene encoding uncharacterized protein LOC128263563: MARSWAIGALLLIWISAADLCPYTCVTKEYCFYPQQVHVREYRCRDQQVCCANSKDFSPSISTTQDLQDFSGVRANPFPAQGNIHSPSQDFGSGSVNPSHSSYSAQGNNRQTETYPEKPNQSLSEGYVPGNVLQPNTYSGTVNQEFTGKQYLSGGYGQGNMPQTNSYVSASNQEFTGGRGNFSQDENRNTASQQDLSGGYAPGKQDLGASKAPVPNDRLDEICGLSNRRGLDEKKQVGPGQSTPGQYPWVVALFNKGSYFGGGSLISPRVVLTAAHQIFMAKMTLTYIKVRAGDWDLSSTSEAFQHEERWVTDVVYPDNYTFQNGSNNIALLFLDTPIKLKPNIRTICLPQQDKTFDQRNCIVAGWGKSSYESAQYASIQKKLELSIEPRETCQDLLRRTQLGAAYEVPDSTICAGGQLNKDACSGDGGFPLFCPMEGYPHRYEQAGIVSYGIECGRENVPGVYTNVAKFRDWIDEKLAGGTFVLCELITMAENFCSELVKTSQNILKSYFEFAGLIYCTDLFLVFSQTMSRRVITFSCLLWVLTEAGAPCGLRMDMNCVPQGLCRNDPIFHSACQHSETCCHPSEVLPIGAPLMCGRSNPRGLELGTLVAVDQAKPNEFPWVVALMKLKNIFFGAGTLVTENVVVTAAHLMLNRSISDFIVVGGAWDLNELFKNSVVTRSPARVIPHPGFKMLTGANNIALIILAVSFDLKPQISPICWASPGTSFVGERCLVVGWGKLNSLARNISNRQKKIDLPIVSREMCEIQLKRTLGRSFELEPTMLCAGGERGRDACKGDGGSPLMCPIPGYPSLYEFVGIVNSGVSCGEEEVPGLYTSITQMKFWIDQQLDDELNKPYKTFPIYNIDYDSY, from the exons ATGGCACGGAGCTGGGCAATAGGAGCTCTTCTTTTGATCTGGATTTCTGCTGCCGACCTCTGTCCATACACATGTGTTACTAAggaatattgtttttatccACAACAAGTCCATGTTAGAGAATATAGGTGTCGGGACCAACAAGTTTGCTGTGCAAATAGTAAAGAT ttttcgCCTAGTATCTCCACTACCCAAGACCTACAGGATTTTAGTGGAGTTCGGGCCAAT ccTTTTCCTGCCCAAGGAAATATCCACTCACCAAGTCAAGACTTTGGTTCAGGTTCTGTCAAT ccTTCGCATAGTTCCTATTCTGCCCAAGGAAATAACCGCCAAACTGAAACCTATCCCGAGAAACCGAACCAATCCTTAAGTGAAGGTTATGTCCCAGGAAATGTGCTTCAACCCAACACCTATTCTGGCACTGTAAACCAAGAATTCACtggaaaacaatatttgaGCGGGGGTTATGGCCAAGGGAATATGCCCCAAACAAACTCCTATGTTTCCGCATCAAACCAAGAATTCACTGGAGGCCGAGGAAATTTTTCCCAAGATGAAAACCGTAATACCGCATCACAACAAGATTTAAGTGGAGGTTATGCCCCAGGAAAACAGGACCTCGGTGCATCGAAAGCTCCTGTGCCAAACGATCGATTAGATGAAATTTGCGGTCTGAGTAATCGGCGAGGGTTAGACGAGAAAAAACAAGTGGGTCCTGGGCAATCAACGCCCGGTCAATATCCCTGGGTGGTGGCACTCTTCAACAAGGGCAGTTATTTTGGAGGCGGTTCTCTGATTAGTCCTCGAGTTGTTCTAACTGCAGCTCACCAAATATTTATGGCTAAAATGACCTTGACTTACATTAAGGTAAGAGCTGGCGATTGGGACTTGTCATCGACATCGGAAGCGTTCCAGCATGAAGAGCGCTGGGTCACCGATGTCGTGTACCCTGATAATTATACATTCCAAaatggcagcaacaacattgCCCTGCTATTCCTCGACACTCCGATCAAATTAAAGCCCAACATCAGGACAATTTGTTTGCCTCAGCAGGACAAGACATTCGACCAAAGAAACTGCATAGTTGCCGGCTGGGGAAAGAGTTCGTATGAAAGTGCACAATACGCGAGTATACAAAAGAAGTTGGAGTTGAGCATTGAACCCAGAGAAACATGCCAGGACCTGTTGAGACGAACCCAATTGGGCGCCGCCTATGAGGTGCCTGATAGTACCATTTGTGCCGGCGGACAGTTGAACAAGGATGCCTGCTCTGGAGATGGTGGATTCCCCTTGTTCTGTCCCATGGAAGGCTACCCCCACCGCTACGAGCAGGCTGGCATCGTCAGCTATGGCATCGAGTGTGGCCGGGAAAACGTTCCGGGAGTCTACACAAACGTGGCCAAGTTCAGGGATTGGATCGATGAGAAGTTGGCAGGCGGCACATTCGTTTTG TGTGAACTGATAACGATGGCGGAGAATTTTTGTTCTGAGCTTGTAAAGACTTCTCAGAATATACTTAAATCATACTTTGAATTTGCTGGCTTGATTTATTGTactgatttgtttttagtcTTCAGTCAAACAATGTCGCGAAGAGTTATTACTTTCAGCTGCCTTTTGTGGGTGTTGACTGAGGCGGGAGCACCTTGTGGCCTCCGAATGGACATGaattgtgtaccccaaggcCTTTGTAGAAATGATCCCATTTTCCATTCGGCCTGCCAGCACTCAGAAACATGCTGTCACCCTTCTGAGGTG TTGCCCATTGGAGCACCATTAATGTGTGGTCGGAGTAATCCTCGTGGACTGGAGTTAGGAACACTGGTTGCTGTCGATCAGGCAAAGCCCAACGAATTCCCTTGGGTTGTGGCTCTGATGaaactaaaaaacattttctttggtGCTGGCACTCTGGTCACCGAAAATGTGGTAGTTACTGCTGCCCATCTGATGCTGAATCGGTCTATAAGCGATTTTATAGTCGTTGGAGGTGCCTGGGACTTGAATGAATTGTTCAAGAACTCCGTGGTAACCCGATCCCCGGCCAGGGTTATTCCGCATCCAGGTTTTAAAATGCTCACCGGGGCCAATAACATAGCCCTTATCATCCTGGCCGTTTCGTTCGACCTTAAACCCCAAATCAGCCCAATTTGCTGGGCCTCGCCGGGAACATCCTTCGTGGGAGAACGCTGTCTGGTTGTCGGCTGGGGCAAACTAAATTCTTTAGCTAGAAACATTTCGAATCGGCAGAAGAAAATCGATTTACCCATTGTGAGCAGAGAAATGTGTGAGATTCAATTGAAAAGGACACTGGGACGGAGTTTCGAGCTCGAACCCACCATGCTGTGCGCCGGTGGAGAACGCGGACGAGATGCCTGCAAGGGAGACGGGGGATCGCCCCTAATGTGCCCCATCCCCGGATATCCTTCGCTCTACGAATTCGTCGGTATTGTCAACAGCGGCGTGTCCTGCGGAGAGGAGGAAGTGCCCGGCCTCTACACGAGCATCACCCAAATGAAGTTCTGGATTGATCAACAACTGGATGACGAGCTCAACAAGCCCTACAAGACATTCCCCATATACAATATTGACTATGATTCTtactga